A genomic window from Brassica oleracea var. oleracea cultivar TO1000 chromosome C8, BOL, whole genome shotgun sequence includes:
- the LOC106311718 gene encoding uncharacterized protein LOC106311718 isoform X1 gives MTSKVSSSAELLTRWRRIEEDEEENDDSDPSTVRRLNQRKEQWFTDAFTMLISLPRDTHIWCGCSDVMGPLIETFYNFFRDDREDSPLKALWKRISGEMRTCAQCISQHHQTQEMYEKEYECASVGPLLVVLRKLDEQRVTMHLQEINSIIEKGAYDPDHHHAEVVSVMYEVLMFPFFFDDMSLCTEFEKFIESIDNIHELAFAENQEFPGVYALLFLNRRVRVIGYRLARAMGKLRSATQLERLQPLLKKFIGILEMEGLPSSSQDPRPRINLDRSSIWLGMTSLLEFLEGPAFEEGILEPYPIFVDTVLNHISGDSPEFSLAVNCLKELFKTLGCKLWLRATLSPSVMRNTLLGQCFHTRAEKIHKAIFDLFQPLLQSLEALRDGEHEKQRRHFLYFLLHQVPVSSNFSVLARRIGHKIALLIVLRGYKMNPPCPPFECAHMWGPSLVSSFNDSALHISLRQPAIDLVQTILVSDATALLASLLRNNTGNYMGNEVKYDDDDSNLPFPHAVEDVSDRPWSDFTQQSKVTLGECKEWMCIPMLWITTLTNTNLLNLPVSLSQAVFWSRSRFCLVESEKTDDMTVDMETWLSSSAVEIKGTLGWKVATGSDDGGPGKESKNSVAVSKMCPTLIRTLKRLTTCFLVQMGEEYRKQWTWVPGMSETFILSLSDPDDNIRQFGKSMLEHVSNTRGLSCGLKFLCSQSSHLVHVFSGATHVLQQVHLSSVLQRFQILHHFFFLLFKLLKEEDVVIITVKSSGGGFLRQPDFSAPPVIESRNSSTATPELLKFLYSLAEVAWGAVRKCLAEGKAFIHQSLCQMTCVRLLEITPVVLGKLRLSREAIGGALKDASDLKWLPDLIDWGRSQLKVVVTYWRRALAALLDILQGSKSNTCSSAVQAIRRVLSADDLDIEQLADQISRLVPKANECLKPVDAVGRAPDNVMDLTEDVTEKESLKNLPSLHKSHQLDINKTLPPIRSISRVPSLKKGTSSIDTSKSSAAVVSEKDVSVRSSNIVRDLPTTSAEPSKVGSMSKDAENRQTVGGPLSLVNKANLKNAADEFISRGTSKEAQKSAISNTKGMDLRKVVIEPEVDPLDLALKSLKPQPLPLTKPGPIVPKRQVIQLCAPVNKKAERWQRQAAGFKRFRPPKLEDWFRKILQMDYYAIVGLASTNKDENQNVGKFREVPVRFSSPEQYVQIFQPLVLEEFKAQLQSSFQEISSLEEIYYGDLSVLSIERVDDFHFVRFIKDESDGPNSKSFSENDLILFTKEHPENSNVGGNMIGKVEGREWDEKKRSSILNVRLYLQNASSRLNQARRNLLERSQWHACRILNITSQIREFQALSSIKDIPVLPVILSPLGDSNYDSETKRSDLRSLPHSLQQILKSSFNESQLQAISVSIGSSNLTKEFDISLIQGPPGTGKTRTIVAIISGLLASVSRKTGNSEQDHSSSTTSRQRMNPNVAMARVWQDAALAKQLDDDGESKKKMGEKIGKGRVLICAQSNAAVDELVSRISSLGVYGMDGKMFKPYLVRVGNAKTVHPNSLPFFLDTLVDQRLAEERMRINKAKSNKAEDSSALLRCSLEKVVDQITRFEAKRANLNQESLDAKEKLGSKNLDIDDDGKPMSDAELGIRLRRLYEQKRKIYKDLGAVQAQERKANNEIRALKHKLRKSILKDAQIVVTTLSGCGGDLYNVCAESSSAHKFGSPSEDNLFDAVVIDEAAQALEPATLIPLQLLKSRGTKCIMVGDPKQLPATVLSNIASKYLYECSMFERLQRAGYPILMLTQQYRMHPDICRFPSMHFYDNKLLNGVDMSSKSAPFHKSPYLRPYVFYDIVDGQEHRSGDSSSVCNEQEAEAAVQLLRFFKRRYPSEFVAGRIGIITPYKRQLAVLRSRFSSAFGSQVAADMELNTVDGFQGREVDILVLSTVRATHSASDGNSQSRIGFVADVRRMNVALTRARLSLWVFGNTRTLQRDHNWGALVKDAKEREAIIPVKRPYNMFGEKATEQKQFENLSKNFPEPEKQHQHSRRKEHRAETSSDRKMRKPDGDVVPLLSKGSESKQSRRKAKEEASSQREKLATGSEEVTSEVNPRRNQEKKEKMKGIEKSSDPEDTDVTSSKKEDPNARKKSKKASSKLDSNKREKSTDESEQRDRQANKSNAPSNQGGGEDLVSKRKKEREAVEAILKSSLIPSHKPKPPKRPLSPSSTASSHTRPSKAIKESTKNNSKQR, from the exons ATGACGAGTAAAGTCTCCTCAAGCGCTGAGCTCCTGACCCGGTGGAGGAGAATCGAGGAAGACGAAGAGGAGAACGACGATTCTGATCCCTCCACAGTACGCCGTCTTAACCAGCGCAAAGAACAATG GTTTACAGATGCATTCACCATGCTGATCTCCTTGCCGAGAGACACTCATATCTGGTGCGGGTGTAGCGACGTGATGGGACCTCTTATCGAGACGTTCTACAATTTCTTCAGAGACGATAGAGAGGACTCGCCTCTTAAGGCTCTGTGGAAGAGAATCTCTGGGGAGATGCGGACTTGTGCTCAGTGTATCTCTCAGCACCATCAGACTCAAGAGATGTATGAGAAAGAGTACGAGTGCGCTTCCGTTGGTCCGTTGCTCGTTGTGCTGCGTAAGCTCGATGAGCAGAGAGTGACTATGCACTTGCAAGAGATTAACTCGATTATAGAAAAAGGAGCGTATGATCCTGATCATCATCATGCAGAAGTTGTTAGTGTAATGTACGAG GTTTTGATGTTTCCCTTCTTCTTTGACGACATGTCCTTATGCACTGAGTTTGAGAAGTTCATTGAGTCGATCGACAACATTCATGAGCTGGCATTTGCTGAGAATCAAGAATTTCCG GGTGTGTATGCACTTCTTTTTCTCAATAGAAGGGTGCGTGTCATTGGTTATCGCTTGGCGAGGGCCATGGGGAAGTTGAG GTCAGCAACTCAATTGGAACGCCTTCAGCCATTGCTCAAGAAATTCATTGGAATTCTGGAGATGGAGGGACTGCCTTCTTCATCTCAGGATCCAAGGCCGAGGATTAATCTAGACCGCTCATCCATATGGCTTGGGATGACATCACT GCTTGAGTTCTTAGAAGGCCCTGCTTTTGAAGAGGGGATATTAGAGCCTTATCCCATTTTTGTTGACACAGTGTTAAACCATATAAGCGGCGATTCACCTGAATTTTCGCTGGCTGTTAATTGCCTGAAAGAGCTATTTAAGACACTTG GTTGTAAGCTTTGGCTTAGGGCTACCTTGTCCCCAAGTGTGATGCGTAACACATTGTTGGGTCAGTGTTTCCATACAAGAGCCGAGAAAATCCACAAAGCCATTTTTGATCTTTTCCAGCCACTATTACAG TCCCTTGAGGCTTTGCGAGATGGTGAGCATGAAAAGCAACGTAGACACTTTCTCTACTTTCTCCTTCATCAGGTCCCAGTTAGCAGTAACTTCAGTGTTTTAGCGAGAAGAATTGGCCACAAG ATTGCTCTTCTTATTGTACTCAGAGGTTACAAGATGAACCCTCCTTGCCCTCCCTTTGAGTGTGCACACATGTG GGGACCGTCTCTTGTGTCATCGTTTAACGATTCTGCACTGCATATTTCATTGCGTCAACCTGCTATTGATCTTGTCCAAACTATCCTGGTATCTGATGCTACGGCCCTACTAGCTTCGCTGCTACGTAATAATACAGGCAACTATATGGGCAATGAGGTGAAATATGACGACGATGACAGTAATCTTCCCTTTCCCCATGCTGTCGAAGATGTAAGTGATCGTCCCTGGAGTGACTTTACCCAGCAGAGCAAAGTTACTCTTGGGGAGTGCAAAGAGTGGATGTGCATTCCAATGCTCTGGATTACTACTCTTACAAATACAAATCTTCTGAACCTTCCAGTATCGCTATCCCAAGCAGTATTTTGGTCTCGGTCACGTTTTTGTTTGGTGGAATCTGAAAAGACTGATGACATGACAGTTGATATGGAAACCTGGCTTTCATCTTCCGCTGTTGAAATCAAAGGCACGCTTGGATGGAAGGTAGCAACAGGTTCTGATGACGGGGGGCCAGGAAAGGAGTCCAAAAACTCTGTGGCAGTGTCAAAGATGTGCCCTACGTTAATACGAACACTGAAGAG ATTGACCACTTGTTTTCTGGTCCAAATGGGTGAAGAGTATCGAAAACAATGGACCTGGGTACCAGGGATGAGCGAAACTTTCATCCTTTCTCTTTCAGATCCAGATGAT AATATACGGCAGTTTGGAAAGTCTATGCTGGAACACGTTTCAAATACCAGAGGCCTGTCTTGTGGGCTGAAGTTTCTCTGCTCTCAAAGTTCACACCTCGTACATGTTTTTTCTGGAGCTACACATGTTTTACAGCAG GTCCATTTGAGCTCTGTTCTACAAAGATTTCAGATCCTGCATCATTTTTTCTTTCTATTATTCAAGCTGCTGAAGGAAGAGGATGTGGTCATTATTACTGTGAAGAGTTCTGGAGGGGGATTTTTGAGGCAGCCGGACTTCAGTGCTCCTCCTGTGATTGAGAGCAGAAATTCCTCCACTGCTACCCCGGAATTACTGAAGTTTCTCTACTCGCTGGCAGAAGTTGCCTGGGGCGCAGTAAGGAAGTGCTTAGCTGAGGGAAAGGCTTTCATCCATCAAAGTCTTTGCCAG ATGACATGTGTACGTTTGCTTGAGATAACTCCTGTCGTTCTGGGAAAGCTTAGACTAAGCCGTGAAGCTATTGGAGGAGCTTTGAAAGATGCATCTGATCTTAAATGGCTTCCTGATCTCATTGATTGGGGAAGGTCACAACTTAAAGTTGTTGTTACGTATTGGAGACGAGCATTAGCGGCTTTGCTAGATATCTTACAAGGATCAAAGAGTAACACTTGTTCCTCAGCAGTCCAGGCTATCAGACGTGTGTTGTCTGCTG ATGATCTTGACATCGAGCAATTAGCAGACCAAATCTCCCGCCTTGTTCCCAAGGCAAATGAGTGTCTTAAACCTGTTGATGCTGTTGGCAGAGCACCAGATAATGTGATGGATCTAACAGAGGATGTGACTGAGAAGGAATCATTGAAGAATTTACCTAGTTTGCATAAGTCTCATCAACTTGATATCAATAAAACTCTTCCACCTATCAGAAGCATCTCACGGGTCCCATCTCTGAAGAAGGGTACTTCTAGTATTGATACTTCAAAGAGTTCGGCGGCAGTTGTCTCAGAGAAAGATGTTTCAGTAAGATCCAGCAATATTGTTAGGGACCTTCCCACCACAAGCGCTGAACCAAGCAAGGTTGGTAGTATGAGTAAGGATGCAGAAAACAGACAGACTGTGGGAGGTCCTCTTTCACTTGTAAACAAAGCCAACTTAAAGAACGCTGCTGATGAATTCATCTCTCGTGGAACTTCGAAAGAGGCCCAGAAATCTGCGATTTCCAACACCAAAGGCATGGATTTGAGAAAAGTAGTTATTGAGCCGGAGGTTGATCCACTGGATTTGGCACTTAAATCTCTGAAACCACAGCCATTACCCCTAACAAAACCAGGACCTATTGTTCCCAAACGACAAGTTATTCAACTTTGTGCACCTGTAAATAAGAAAGCTGAGCGTTGGCAGAGGCAAGCAGCTGGATTTAAAAGATTCAGGCCACCAAAGCTTGAAGATTGGTTTAGAAAGATTTTGCAAATGGACTACTATGCAATAGTGGGACTGGCGTCAACAAATAAAGATGAGAATCAGAATGTCGGAAAGTTCAGGGAAGTTCCAGTGCGTTTTAGCTCACCTGAGCAATATGTACAGATTTTCCAGCCCTTGGTTCTCGAAGAGTTTAAAGCACAGTTGCAAAGTTCCTTCCAGGAGATATCGTCATTGGAGGAGATTTATTACGGTGATCTGTCTGTTTTGTCGATTGAAAGGGTTGATGACTTCCACTTTGTTCGTTTTATTAAAGACGAAAGTGATGGACCCAACTCGAAAAGTTTCTCTGAGAATGATTTGATTTTGTTCACAAAAGAGCATCCAGAAAACAGTAATGTTGGTGGTAATATGATTGGAAAG GTGGAAGGGCGGGAATGGGATGAGAAAAAACGGTCGAGTATTTTGAATGTGCGCTTGTATCTTCAGAATGCGTCTTCACGATTAAATCAAGCTAGAAGGAATCTTTTGGAACGTAGCCAATGGCATGCATGTCGGATTTTAAACATTACATCCCAAATCCGAGAGTTTCAAGCGTTGTCATCCATTAAGGATATCCCCGTTCTTCCTGTGATCTTGAGCCCTTTGGGTGACTCGAACTATGACTCTGAAACTAAAAGATCAGATCTGCGTTCATTACCACATTCTTTACAACAAATACTCAAATCATCTTTCAATGAGAGTCAACTTCAGGCTATTAGCGTTTCCATTGGCTCATCCAATCTGACAAAAGAGTTTGACATTTCACTTATTCAGGGTCCTCCAG GAACTGGCAAGACTCGCACTATTGTTGCCATTATTAGTGGTTTGCTTGCTTCCGTTTCACGTAAAACTGGAAATTCTGAGCAAGATCATAGTTCTTCTACAACTTCTAGGCAGAGAATGAATCCGAATGTGGCTATGGCAAGGGTATGGCAAGATGCAGCTCTGGCTAAACAGCTAGATGATGATGGGGAGTCAAAGAAAAAGATGGGAGAAAAGATTGGTAAGGGAAGGGTATTGATCTGCGCTCAGTCAAATGCTGCAGTTGATGAATTAGTTTCGCGAATATCTAGTTTAGGCGTTTATGGCATGGATGGGAAGATGTTTAAACCGTATCTTGTGAGGGTTGGTAATGCAAAAACTGTTCATCCAAATTCACTGCCCTTCTTTCTGGATACACTGGTTGATCAGCGCTTAGCAGAGGAGAGAATGCGGATAAACAAAGCTAAGAGTAATAAGGCTGAAGATTCTTCTGCCTTACTGCGCTGTAGTTTAGAAAAGGTCGTTGATCAGATCACCCGTTTTGAAGCTAAGCGTGCAAACTTAAACCAGGAAAGTTTGGACGCCAAAGAAAAGCTAGGGAGTAAAAACCTCGATATAGATGATGATGGCAAGCCAATGTCTGATGCAGAGCTAGGAATAAGATTGCGGAGGCTATATGAGCAAAAGAGGAAAATTTACAAAGATCTTGGTGCTGTTCAGGCTCAAGAGAGAAAAGCTAACAATGAAATTAGAGCATTGAAGCATAAGTTGAGGAAGTCCATTCTTAAAGATGCTCAAATAGTTGTTACGACTTTAAGTGGTTGTGGAGGAGACTTGTACAATGTGTGTGCTGAATCTTCATCAGCCCATAAATTTGGCAGTCCATCTGAAGATAATTTGTTTGATGCTGTAGTGATTGACGAAGCAGCTCAG GCTCTGGAGCCAGCTACCTTGATTCCTCTACAGCTCTTAAAGTCAAGAGGGACTAAATGCATAATG GTTGGAGATCCAAAGCAGCTTCCAGCAACTGTTCTCTCCAACATTGCTAGTAAATACTTGTATGAATGCAGCATGTTTGAACGCTTACAAAGGGCTGGTTATCCTATCCTAATGCTTACCCAACAG TATAGGATGCATCCAGATATTTGTAGATTCCCGTCTATGCATTTCTACGACAATAAGCTACTGAATGGTGTCGACATGTCAAGCAAATCAGCTCCGTTTCACAAGAGCCCTTATCTTCGACCATATGTTTTTTATGATATTGTTGACGGCCAAGAGCATCGAAGTGGGGACTCTAGCTCCGTGTGCAATGAACAAGAAGCTGAAGCTGCTGTTCAACTGCTTAGATTTTTCAAAAGGAG ATACCCCTCTGAATTTGTCGCTGGAAGGATTGGCATCATTACTCCCTACAAACGTCAGCTTGCGGTTTTGCGTTCTCGTTTCTCAAGTGCATTTGGATCTCAAGTAGCAGCAGATATGGAACTGAATACTGTGGATGGCTTTCAAGGGAGAGAGGTCGACATATTGGTGTTATCCACTGTAAGAGCTACTCATTCTGCTTCCGATGGGAACAGTCAAAGTCGGATTGGTTTCGTTGCAGATGTTAGACGTATGAATGTTGCTCTCACAAGAGCCAGACTCTCCCTTTGGGTTTTTGGTAACACGCGAACCTTGCAAAGAGACCATAACTGGGGTGCTCTTGTGAAAGATGCAAAAGAAAGAGAAGCCATCATACCGGTTAAGAGACCATACAACATGTTTGGCGAGAAAGCCACGGAACAAAAACAGTTTGAGAATCTTTCAAAGAATTTTCCTGAGCCTGAGAAACAGCATCAGCATTCTCGCCGTAAAGAACATAGAGCAGAGACATCCTCTGATAGAAAAATGAGGAAACCTGATGGAGATGTTGTGCCTCTCTTATCGAAAGGATCAGAGAGCAAGCAGAGCAGACGAAAAGCCAAAGAAGAAGCTTCTTCTCAAAGGGAAAAACTAGCTACAGGCAGTGAGGAAGTAACATCCGAAGTGAATCCTAGGCGGAACCAAGAGAAGAAAGAAAAAATGAAAGGTATAGAGAAAAGCAGTGATCCAGAGGATACAGATGTAACTAGTTCGAAGAAGGAAGATCCAAATGCGAGGAAAAAATCTAAGAAGGCTTCATCAAAGCTTGACAGTAACAAGAGGGAAAAATCCACAGATGAGTCTGAACAGAGAGACCGACAAGCAAACAAAAGCAATGCTCCTTCTAATCAAGGAGGTGGTGAAGATTTAGTATCTAAGCGGAAAAAAGAGCGTGAAGCTGTTGAGGCCATTCTAAAATCGTCTCTGATTCCTTCACATAAGCCTAAACCTCCAAAGCGACCACTGTCCCCAAGTTCAACTGCAAGCAGTCACACAAGACCGTCTAAAGCTATCAAAG AATCCACCAAGAACAACAGTAAACAAAGATAA